The Nocardioides salarius genome includes a region encoding these proteins:
- a CDS encoding acetoacetate decarboxylase family protein, whose amino-acid sequence MGYRRTAEEIAAIRTTLSGVEFVGGESLSVDFLTHPGTVRAILPAELEPGDEPRLTAQVSRWRSNCVGDFAASAVYVSAQDEGVTGDYVLTMFMNSDMPLLFGRDLYGEPKKLGSSTIHRNDGHMTGVLARHGHELIRIEADLGEDRGPREVLGRNYNVKYDLAPDGSGLIGSPTLMRAEFAQHTTVLRTGPASLTLGGTVHDPLHELEILEQRDAVYVETGMRASCEVVGAMDAAEFFPLALGRSDYWPALVSARLPTHS is encoded by the coding sequence ATGGGCTACCGCCGCACCGCCGAGGAGATCGCCGCGATCCGCACGACGTTGTCGGGTGTCGAGTTCGTGGGCGGGGAGTCGCTCAGCGTCGACTTCCTGACCCACCCCGGCACGGTGAGAGCCATCCTGCCAGCCGAGCTGGAGCCTGGCGACGAGCCGCGACTCACGGCGCAGGTCAGCCGATGGCGCAGCAACTGCGTGGGCGACTTCGCGGCGTCGGCTGTCTACGTCAGCGCCCAGGACGAAGGCGTCACTGGCGACTACGTCCTGACCATGTTCATGAACAGCGACATGCCGCTGCTGTTCGGGCGTGACCTCTACGGGGAGCCGAAGAAGCTCGGGAGCTCGACGATCCACCGCAACGACGGACATATGACCGGTGTCCTCGCACGGCACGGGCACGAGCTGATCCGGATCGAGGCCGATCTGGGGGAGGATCGTGGACCGCGTGAGGTGCTCGGACGCAACTACAACGTCAAGTACGACCTCGCGCCCGACGGCAGCGGCCTCATCGGCTCCCCGACCTTGATGCGAGCCGAGTTCGCCCAGCACACGACGGTGCTTCGTACCGGTCCCGCGTCCCTGACCCTGGGCGGGACGGTGCACGACCCGCTGCACGAGCTCGAGATCCTGGAGCAGCGTGACGCGGTGTACGTGGAGACGGGGATGCGGGCCAGCTGCGAGGTGGTGGGCGCGATGGACGCAGCCGAGTTCTTCCCACTGGCTCTCGGGCGCTCGGACTACTGGCCGGCACTGGTCAGCGCGAGGCTGCCCACTCACTCGTAG
- a CDS encoding acetoacetate decarboxylase family protein, with protein MAADPAARMSPVGPAGAASMPVAAPLYPAPPFEFRGARQTWVVYEADAAMLAAYLPAGVQPDSDPAVCAAWACHYPSSTFGPYLEAYLVVRVEVAGERFWYQPVIVTDAEAPMAAGRELWGYGKKLAHLTWSGREAGGPGAEQLVMTVERPRGVRLMTLSMQPERLVSGEELVSLPAAEMLPTLSHRMVPASEAGRPPVVDELVAVDVRPRAHRGADGRPELWRGRGAVDLGSGSAADPWQVFRPLRVLDAFTSLTDFTLPLGRVVPRS; from the coding sequence GTGGCCGCCGACCCGGCGGCACGCATGAGTCCGGTCGGTCCGGCTGGGGCCGCCTCCATGCCGGTGGCGGCCCCTCTCTACCCAGCGCCACCCTTCGAGTTCCGCGGCGCGCGCCAGACCTGGGTCGTCTACGAGGCCGACGCGGCGATGTTGGCGGCGTACCTGCCTGCGGGTGTGCAGCCGGACAGCGACCCGGCCGTGTGCGCGGCCTGGGCCTGCCACTACCCGTCCTCCACCTTCGGTCCCTATCTCGAGGCGTACCTCGTGGTGCGGGTCGAGGTCGCAGGGGAACGGTTCTGGTACCAACCGGTGATCGTCACCGATGCCGAGGCACCGATGGCTGCGGGGCGAGAGCTCTGGGGCTACGGCAAGAAGCTGGCCCACCTGACCTGGTCCGGTCGCGAGGCAGGGGGCCCGGGAGCCGAGCAGCTGGTCATGACGGTCGAGCGGCCGCGCGGTGTGCGCCTGATGACGCTCTCCATGCAACCTGAGCGGCTGGTGTCCGGCGAGGAGCTGGTGTCGCTGCCGGCCGCGGAGATGCTGCCGACGCTGAGCCACCGCATGGTCCCCGCCTCCGAGGCAGGGCGTCCGCCGGTCGTCGACGAGCTCGTGGCCGTAGACGTCCGGCCGCGCGCGCACCGTGGCGCAGACGGCCGGCCCGAGCTCTGGCGTGGGCGCGGGGCCGTGGACCTGGGCTCCGGCAGCGCTGCTGACCCGTGGCAGGTGTTCCGGCCCCTGCGGGTGCTGGACGCCTTCACCTCGCTCACCGACTTCACCCTTCCGCTCGGCCGTGTCGTGCCGCGCTCCTGA